In a genomic window of Pseudomonas mohnii:
- the smpB gene encoding SsrA-binding protein SmpB, which produces MAKQKKHPTGTIAQNKKARHDYFIEHRFEAGLVLAGWEVKSLRASKLQLVDSYVLLKDGEAWLLGSHITPLMTASTHVIADPTRTRKLLLNRRELDKLSAAVQQKGYACVCLSWYWSKHMVKCEIALGKGKKEYDKRDTERERDAGRELQRAVRNKGKEE; this is translated from the coding sequence ATGGCTAAACAGAAGAAACACCCAACAGGGACCATCGCGCAAAATAAAAAGGCGCGACACGATTACTTCATCGAACATCGGTTCGAGGCTGGTCTGGTCCTGGCCGGCTGGGAAGTAAAAAGTCTGCGGGCGAGCAAGCTGCAACTGGTCGACAGTTACGTGCTGCTCAAGGATGGCGAAGCCTGGCTGCTCGGCAGTCACATTACGCCTCTGATGACCGCCAGCACCCACGTCATCGCTGACCCGACTCGCACCCGCAAGCTGCTGCTCAACCGGCGCGAGCTGGACAAGCTGTCCGCCGCCGTGCAGCAAAAGGGTTACGCCTGCGTGTGTCTGTCCTGGTACTGGAGCAAGCACATGGTCAAGTGCGAGATCGCTCTGGGCAAGGGCAAGAAGGAATACGACAAGCGTGATACCGAGCGCGAGCGCGATGCCGGCCGCGAGTTGCAGCGTGCGGTGCGCAACAAGGGCAAGGAAGAGTAA
- a CDS encoding FCD domain-containing protein: MGFDQIRQRRLSDDIVERLEGMILEGTLKAGERLPAERVLAEQFGVSRPSLREAIQKLAAKGLLVSRQGGGNYVVESLGTTFSDPLLHLLESNPEAQRDLLEFRHTLEASCAYYAALRATDVDRERLTAAFNELQDCYSRHDEVSRAEEGAADAKFHLAIAEASHNAVLLHTIRGLFDLLKRNVVTNIGGMYKQRTETRDMLITQHRELYLAIVEGRAEQAREVSSRHILYVQEVLEEVRQEVQRMARAERRKGM; encoded by the coding sequence ATGGGGTTTGATCAGATTCGTCAGCGCCGTTTGTCTGACGATATTGTCGAGCGGCTTGAGGGCATGATTCTCGAGGGCACGCTGAAGGCAGGCGAGCGCTTGCCGGCCGAGCGCGTATTGGCCGAGCAGTTCGGTGTGTCTCGCCCTTCATTGCGTGAAGCCATACAAAAGCTGGCTGCCAAGGGGTTGTTGGTCAGTCGTCAGGGTGGCGGCAACTACGTCGTGGAGTCCCTGGGCACAACCTTCAGCGATCCATTGCTGCACCTGCTGGAGAGCAATCCTGAAGCGCAGCGCGATCTATTGGAGTTTCGCCATACCCTTGAAGCGTCCTGTGCCTATTACGCTGCGTTACGCGCTACGGATGTTGATCGTGAGCGGCTGACGGCGGCGTTTAACGAGTTGCAGGACTGCTATTCACGTCACGATGAAGTGAGTCGGGCGGAAGAGGGCGCGGCGGACGCGAAGTTTCACCTGGCGATCGCTGAGGCCAGTCATAACGCCGTGTTGTTGCACACCATTCGTGGGTTGTTTGATTTGCTCAAGCGCAACGTGGTGACCAACATTGGCGGCATGTACAAGCAGCGTACCGAAACCCGGGACATGCTGATCACACAGCATCGCGAGTTGTACCTGGCGATTGTCGAAGGTCGTGCGGAACAGGCACGCGAAGTTTCCAGCCGACACATCCTGTATGTGCAGGAAGTGCTGGAGGAAGTGCGTCAGGAAGTGCAGCGCATGGCTCGGGCGGAGCGGCGCAAGGGGATGTAG
- a CDS encoding lactate permease LctP family transporter: MQTWQQLYSPLGSLGLSALAAVIPIVFFFLALAVFRLKGHVAGSITLALSILVAIFAFQMPIDMAFAAAGYGFAYGLWPIAWIIVAAVFLYKLTVKSGQFEIIRSSVLSITDDQRLQVLLIGFCFGAFLEGAAGFGAPVAITAALLVGLGFNPLYAAGLCLIANTAPVAFGALGIPIIVAGQVTGIDAFKIGAMAGRQLPLLSLFVPFWLVFMMDGLRGVRETWPAALVAGLSFAVTQFFTSNFIGPELPDITSALASLISLTLFLKVWQPKRAAGQHIAGAVSASVVTASAGGFGQKRTTVASPYSLGEIFKAWSPFLILTVLVTIWTLKPFKAMFAAGGSMYSWVFNFAIPHLDQMVIKVAPIVAAPTAIPAVFKLDPISATGTAIFFSALISMLILKINIKTGLTTLKETFYELRWPILSIGMVLAFAFVTNYSGMSSTMALVLAATGAAFPFFSPFLGWLGVFLTGSDTSSNALFSSLQATTAHQIGVNDTLLVAANTSGGVTGKMISPQSIAVACAATGLVGKESDLFRFTLKHSLFFATIVGLITLAQAYWFTGMLVH, from the coding sequence ATGCAAACCTGGCAACAGCTCTACAGCCCGCTCGGCAGCCTCGGCTTGTCCGCCCTCGCGGCCGTTATCCCTATCGTATTTTTCTTCCTGGCCCTGGCCGTGTTCCGCCTCAAAGGGCACGTGGCCGGCAGCATCACCCTGGCCTTGTCGATTCTGGTGGCAATCTTTGCCTTCCAGATGCCGATCGACATGGCATTCGCCGCCGCCGGATACGGCTTCGCCTACGGTCTGTGGCCAATTGCCTGGATCATCGTGGCCGCCGTGTTCCTCTACAAACTGACGGTCAAGAGCGGGCAGTTCGAAATCATTCGCAGCTCCGTGCTGTCGATTACCGACGACCAGCGCCTGCAAGTGCTGTTGATCGGCTTCTGCTTCGGCGCCTTCCTGGAAGGTGCAGCCGGTTTCGGCGCGCCGGTCGCGATTACCGCCGCGCTGCTGGTCGGGCTGGGCTTCAATCCACTGTACGCCGCAGGCCTGTGCCTGATCGCCAACACCGCCCCGGTGGCGTTTGGCGCCCTGGGCATTCCGATCATTGTTGCCGGGCAAGTGACCGGTATCGATGCGTTCAAGATCGGCGCCATGGCCGGTCGTCAACTGCCGCTGCTGTCGCTGTTCGTACCGTTCTGGCTGGTGTTCATGATGGACGGCCTGCGGGGTGTCCGTGAGACCTGGCCGGCAGCACTGGTGGCGGGCTTGAGCTTTGCCGTCACCCAGTTCTTCACCTCGAACTTCATTGGCCCGGAACTGCCGGACATCACCTCGGCCCTGGCCAGCCTGATTTCCCTGACGCTGTTCCTGAAGGTCTGGCAGCCGAAACGCGCCGCCGGCCAACACATCGCCGGCGCCGTCTCGGCGTCCGTGGTCACCGCCAGCGCCGGCGGCTTTGGCCAGAAGCGCACCACCGTCGCTTCGCCTTACAGCCTGGGTGAAATCTTCAAAGCCTGGTCGCCGTTCCTGATCCTGACCGTGCTGGTCACCATCTGGACCCTGAAACCGTTCAAGGCCATGTTCGCCGCCGGCGGCTCGATGTACAGCTGGGTGTTCAACTTCGCCATTCCGCACCTGGATCAGATGGTGATCAAGGTTGCACCGATCGTCGCAGCGCCGACGGCTATTCCGGCGGTGTTCAAGCTTGACCCGATTTCTGCGACCGGCACGGCGATTTTCTTCTCGGCGTTGATCTCGATGCTGATTCTGAAGATCAACATCAAAACTGGTCTGACCACTTTGAAAGAGACCTTCTACGAACTGCGCTGGCCGATCCTGTCCATCGGCATGGTGCTGGCGTTCGCCTTCGTCACCAACTACTCGGGCATGTCCTCGACCATGGCCCTGGTATTGGCAGCCACTGGCGCCGCGTTCCCGTTCTTCTCGCCATTCCTCGGCTGGCTCGGTGTGTTCCTGACCGGTTCCGACACTTCGTCCAACGCCCTGTTCAGCTCGTTGCAGGCGACCACCGCGCACCAGATCGGCGTTAACGACACCCTGTTGGTGGCGGCGAACACCAGCGGCGGCGTGACCGGCAAGATGATCTCGCCACAATCGATCGCCGTGGCCTGCGCCGCGACGGGCCTGGTGGGCAAAGAATCGGACCTGTTCCGCTTCACCCTCAAGCACAGCCTATTCTTTGCAACGATCGTCGGCCTGATCACGTTGGCCCAGGCCTACTGGTTCACTGGCATGCTGGTGCACTAA